A genomic stretch from Methanobacterium sp. includes:
- a CDS encoding PDGLE domain-containing protein — translation MNKLIIIGLFIAFVGAVLAPYLAVTTPDGLEKTLETIKNPGIEEKAAIESPMPDYKVPFLGDSPMSTTVAAIIGMLLVFGLSYGIGLIIKKRKNKENTE, via the coding sequence ATGAATAAACTCATAATTATAGGCTTATTTATTGCATTTGTAGGGGCTGTTTTAGCACCTTATCTAGCTGTTACTACTCCTGACGGGCTAGAAAAAACTCTAGAAACAATTAAAAATCCTGGAATTGAAGAAAAAGCAGCTATAGAATCTCCAATGCCAGATTATAAAGTACCATTCCTTGGTGATTCTCCAATGTCCACTACTGTAGCTGCAATTATTGGAATGTTACTGGTATTTGGTTTAAGCTATGGTATAGGCCTTATAATTAAAAAAAGGAAAAATAAAGAGAATACAGAGTAA
- the cbiM gene encoding cobalt transporter CbiM, translating to MHIPDGIIPLWQCVIYILIALIVGFYALKWARNNLDERNVPLIAILAAGIFIIQLFNFPIFAGSSGHVVGAVLVAILLGSPFAGFLILTVVLIVQAIALGDGGITALGANILNMAIISSFVGFYSYKCLRRFNELAAIFLAGWIAVVTTSIITAFELAIAGVFPLIPGILLMGGLHAIIGIGEGLITMIAVVAIRSVRPDLSIEGAGTHE from the coding sequence ATGCATATACCTGATGGTATAATTCCACTATGGCAATGTGTTATATATATTTTAATTGCATTAATAGTCGGTTTTTATGCTTTAAAATGGGCTAGAAATAATCTTGATGAACGTAATGTTCCTTTAATAGCAATCTTAGCTGCAGGCATATTTATTATACAACTTTTTAATTTCCCCATATTCGCTGGATCTAGCGGACATGTTGTGGGAGCAGTTTTAGTAGCTATTTTACTTGGAAGTCCCTTTGCAGGGTTTCTGATTTTAACAGTAGTTTTAATCGTACAGGCCATTGCACTAGGTGATGGAGGCATAACTGCCTTAGGCGCAAATATTTTAAACATGGCAATAATAAGCAGCTTTGTTGGATTTTATTCATATAAATGCCTTAGACGCTTTAATGAATTAGCCGCCATATTCTTGGCAGGGTGGATAGCAGTAGTTACCACGTCCATTATAACTGCATTTGAACTCGCTATTGCAGGAGTTTTCCCGTTAATTCCCGGAATACTACTTATGGGTGGTTTACATGCAATAATAGGTATTGGAGAAGGACTTATAACCATGATTGCAGTTGTGGCAATTAGAAGTGTACGCCCTGACCTTTCAATAGAAGGAGCTGGCACTCATGAATAA
- a CDS encoding CO dehydrogenase/acetyl-CoA synthase complex subunit epsilon has product MNERVIPWQPTVIAGPKQALLVTPETAEMMLQKAKRPLMVIGPLIKDSPILGLATSIADKWNIPIVSTGDAFKSLNEAGVESKPYGVVEIVNLLKDPDWKGITGEGQHDLVMFIGVIYYIGSQGLSTLKHFAPHLKTLTLCKYFHSNADASFPNMKDEAWIRYLEKLAE; this is encoded by the coding sequence ATGAATGAAAGAGTAATCCCATGGCAACCAACAGTAATAGCCGGGCCAAAACAAGCTTTACTTGTTACACCGGAAACAGCGGAAATGATGCTTCAAAAAGCAAAAAGACCGTTAATGGTAATAGGGCCGCTTATAAAGGATAGCCCTATATTGGGACTGGCAACAAGTATTGCAGATAAGTGGAATATTCCAATAGTAAGCACTGGTGATGCATTTAAATCATTAAATGAGGCGGGTGTTGAAAGTAAGCCTTATGGAGTAGTTGAAATTGTAAATCTTCTTAAAGATCCAGATTGGAAAGGTATAACTGGAGAAGGACAGCATGATTTAGTCATGTTCATAGGTGTAATTTATTATATAGGTTCACAGGGACTTTCAACCCTGAAACACTTTGCACCGCACCTGAAAACTCTTACACTCTGCAAATATTTCCATTCCAATGCAGATGCATCATTCCCTAACATGAAAGATGAGGCATGGATTAGATACCTTGAAAAATTAGCAGAATAA
- the cbiQ gene encoding cobalt ECF transporter T component CbiQ, which translates to MNVSIERMERESNKKSVLHNIDNRIKLIITIGIIIYAVYTQNLFVLLVMEIYLILLILLSKISFSYALKRILLILPFGGAIAIFQPFIKSGAVLYTLPLGITMTYEGTIFGILLLSRLIVCITAIVLLSSVTPMQEIINSARKLGMPREFSMILSLMIRYLFMFYDELLKIRDAQKSRCFDIWSKKTAYLWRLKQIGYTIMMMFLRSYEQGENVYFSMLSRGYSDNSRLYNDNKKLNVKDYTFIAITISLISLLEITRYFSVI; encoded by the coding sequence ATGAATGTTTCAATAGAACGCATGGAGCGAGAATCCAATAAAAAAAGTGTCTTACATAACATAGACAATAGAATCAAACTTATTATCACTATAGGAATAATAATCTATGCAGTATACACTCAAAATCTTTTTGTGCTCCTTGTCATGGAAATATACCTAATATTACTAATATTATTATCAAAAATTTCATTTTCCTATGCACTTAAAAGAATATTACTAATTCTACCATTTGGAGGAGCTATAGCCATATTTCAACCATTTATAAAATCTGGAGCCGTACTTTATACTTTGCCTTTGGGCATAACCATGACCTACGAAGGCACGATATTTGGAATACTGTTACTATCAAGATTAATTGTTTGTATAACCGCTATTGTTCTTCTATCTTCTGTAACTCCAATGCAAGAAATTATTAACTCTGCAAGAAAATTAGGAATGCCTCGAGAATTTTCAATGATTTTAAGTCTTATGATACGTTATTTATTCATGTTTTATGACGAGCTTTTAAAAATAAGGGATGCTCAAAAATCAAGATGCTTTGATATTTGGAGTAAAAAAACAGCTTATTTGTGGAGATTAAAACAGATCGGATATACTATAATGATGATGTTCTTGCGCTCTTATGAACAGGGCGAAAATGTTTATTTCAGCATGTTAAGTCGCGGCTACTCAGATAATTCAAGATTATACAATGATAACAAAAAATTAAATGTCAAAGACTACACATTTATAGCAATAACCATATCTCTAATATCTCTACTTGAAATTACTCGTTATTTTTCAGTTATATAA
- the cdhA gene encoding CO dehydrogenase/acetyl-CoA synthase complex subunit epsilon has translation MVHRPKPKEFKDDFWKSKNIKLSIGDIIEKQGTEEAPESMGPTPKPNVTDLRSWDMKLLERYEPFYAPFCDMCCLCTYGKCDLTAGKKGACGIDIKAQQARIVLLACCIGSAAHSGHARHLLDYLIGKKGIDFPVDLGMNIEIEAPIMRVLLGKKPKTLGDLREALDYLEEQMVHLLSACHTGQEGSSEDFESKAFQAGLMDNLGKEIGDIAQIVALNMPKGEDAPLVELGFGTINKEKPVVLCIGHNVAPGAGIIDYLEDKDLEDDVEVCGICCAALDITRYNKSAKVVGPISKQLKFVRSGVADVIVVDEQCVRTDVLEEAKKNKAAVIATTDKICLGLPDLTNEDADKIVKQLVNEEIEGALILDPDKVGEVASRVAMQIAKDREALKILPDLDEIQEMAKECTECGWCQRVCPNSQPMMDAVMDASKGDFSKFIELYENDVCYTCGRCEQECERDLPLISMLTKIGEHYVKDEKYNVRAGRGPVQDVEIRRVGAPIVLGDIPGVIAFVGCTNYPEGGEDVAKMAEEFLERNYIVVTSGCGAMTVGEYRNEEGKTLYERYSGDFDAKGLVNVGSCVSNAHIPGACIKIANIFAKKPLEGNFEEIADYILNRVGACGVAWGAYSQKAAAIATGVNRWGIPVVVGPHGTKYRRLFLGRTDKPETWKLNDLRTGEVIDGEPAPEHLLYAAENRGEATVMIAKLCIRPNDTSKGRQIKLNHYLDLHKKYFGTLPDDVYRFVRNDKDIPITYKKEVLAMLEEKGWEPRALPQEPSTMDFREKSEGK, from the coding sequence GTGGTACACAGACCTAAACCTAAAGAATTCAAAGATGATTTCTGGAAATCAAAAAATATCAAACTCTCAATTGGAGATATAATTGAGAAACAAGGAACCGAAGAAGCCCCTGAATCAATGGGGCCAACTCCTAAGCCAAATGTAACTGATCTAAGATCATGGGACATGAAACTATTAGAGAGATACGAACCATTTTACGCACCATTTTGTGATATGTGCTGTCTTTGCACATACGGAAAATGCGATTTAACAGCAGGGAAAAAAGGAGCATGTGGAATTGATATAAAAGCTCAACAAGCAAGAATTGTCCTTTTGGCATGTTGTATTGGATCTGCAGCTCATTCTGGACATGCAAGGCACCTTTTAGATTATCTCATAGGTAAAAAAGGTATAGACTTCCCCGTAGATCTGGGAATGAATATTGAAATTGAAGCACCTATTATGAGAGTACTTCTCGGTAAAAAACCAAAAACACTGGGAGATTTAAGAGAAGCCCTTGATTATCTGGAAGAACAGATGGTACATCTGTTATCTGCATGTCATACTGGTCAAGAGGGTAGTAGCGAAGATTTTGAATCGAAAGCATTCCAGGCAGGATTAATGGATAATCTCGGAAAGGAAATTGGAGATATTGCACAAATTGTTGCTCTTAACATGCCAAAAGGTGAAGATGCACCTCTTGTAGAGTTAGGATTTGGAACAATTAACAAAGAAAAACCAGTAGTACTCTGTATAGGGCACAATGTAGCTCCAGGGGCAGGAATTATTGATTACCTTGAAGATAAAGATCTGGAAGACGATGTTGAAGTATGTGGGATATGCTGTGCAGCATTGGACATAACAAGATACAATAAAAGCGCAAAAGTTGTTGGACCTATCTCAAAACAGCTTAAATTCGTAAGAAGCGGAGTTGCTGATGTTATAGTTGTTGATGAGCAGTGTGTAAGGACAGATGTCCTTGAGGAAGCTAAAAAGAACAAAGCAGCAGTAATCGCTACAACAGATAAAATATGCCTGGGACTTCCGGATTTAACCAATGAAGATGCAGATAAAATTGTTAAACAACTTGTAAATGAAGAAATTGAAGGTGCATTAATCCTTGATCCGGATAAGGTTGGTGAAGTAGCCTCACGTGTTGCAATGCAGATAGCAAAAGACCGTGAAGCCCTTAAAATATTACCTGATCTTGATGAAATACAGGAAATGGCCAAAGAATGTACTGAATGTGGTTGGTGTCAAAGAGTATGTCCAAACAGCCAGCCAATGATGGATGCAGTTATGGATGCAAGTAAAGGAGACTTTTCTAAATTCATAGAATTATACGAAAACGATGTTTGTTACACATGTGGAAGATGCGAGCAGGAATGTGAAAGAGATCTTCCATTAATCTCCATGCTCACTAAAATAGGGGAGCATTACGTCAAAGATGAAAAATACAATGTCAGAGCAGGTAGAGGACCTGTTCAAGATGTTGAAATAAGACGTGTAGGTGCACCGATTGTATTAGGAGATATTCCAGGTGTTATAGCATTCGTTGGATGTACTAATTATCCTGAAGGTGGGGAAGACGTTGCCAAAATGGCAGAAGAGTTCCTTGAAAGAAACTATATCGTTGTAACCAGCGGATGCGGAGCTATGACTGTTGGAGAATACCGTAATGAAGAAGGTAAAACTCTATATGAAAGGTACAGCGGTGATTTCGACGCTAAAGGTCTTGTAAATGTTGGTTCGTGTGTTTCAAATGCACATATACCTGGAGCATGTATTAAAATTGCTAATATCTTTGCTAAAAAGCCACTTGAAGGAAACTTCGAAGAAATAGCTGATTACATCTTAAACAGAGTTGGAGCATGCGGTGTGGCATGGGGAGCTTACTCTCAGAAAGCTGCAGCAATTGCAACAGGCGTAAACAGATGGGGAATACCAGTCGTTGTAGGTCCTCACGGAACCAAATACAGACGATTATTCCTTGGAAGAACCGATAAACCAGAAACATGGAAGCTAAACGATTTACGTACTGGAGAAGTTATAGATGGAGAACCAGCACCAGAACATTTGTTGTATGCTGCTGAAAACCGTGGCGAAGCAACTGTAATGATTGCAAAATTATGTATAAGGCCAAATGACACTTCAAAAGGAAGGCAAATAAAACTTAATCATTATTTAGACTTGCACAAAAAGTATTTCGGCACATTACCTGACGATGTTTACAGGTTTGTAAGAAACGATAAAGACATCCCTATAACCTATAAAAAAGAAGTACTGGCAATGCTTGAAGAGAAAGGATGGGAACCAAGAGCACTTCCACAGGAACCATCTACAATGGATTTTAGGGAAAAATCAGAGGGAAAATGA
- a CDS encoding tetratricopeptide repeat protein: protein MDSENNLLESKLSKDLQKCLENIKISSEEMWETPQHSHYTNHDIKHSKRIITKLNKMLGDKNNSININEHESFILLSAAYLHDIGMQTDEVIRNNSKPIYTYEEMESIRKLHNESSVKLIYDGNYLVSEICEQYIDSIATVVKFHSGNTDITQIKDSPIDDDCIRLKFLSALFKLADELDRDYRRSNVQKIKHWDIPVESKFHWFINYYTQSVLIENGKIKLFFKFPEECKERYKDLFEKVFVEQTIASIKKQLFESISIIWDHDVKLLLDESNIRIEYSKKKECIDEELHNYIKENYLNTTRSIEKSDFKTSIDWYVDGAVYSDDPKFSKNIINILKYLKLNKYNKAIEETRKSLNLLITPMERIVLSIIAGNCYYMIGNQESAKNHYKDALQIFENENFKRIYEKEVPKGMSTVLNNLGMVYFDKGELNKALESFEKSIEINQEIGYKKGEAINLSNLGLIYLDKEAINLSNLGLIYLDKGELNKALESFEKSIEINQEIGYKKGEADDLGNMGIIYKKMNNYEEALNYHERALGIDKKIGDRYGEAIDLANLGVIYKKMNKPEKAVTTSQKAFELLEELGDTKYKKEKEEIISNIDSIYSLKGDVLDAFEYKEILLSLQNKKMIEF, encoded by the coding sequence ATGGATTCAGAAAATAATTTATTAGAAAGTAAATTATCCAAAGATCTTCAAAAGTGCTTAGAAAATATTAAAATATCATCAGAAGAAATGTGGGAGACTCCACAACATAGTCACTATACTAATCATGATATAAAGCATTCAAAAAGGATAATAACGAAATTAAACAAAATGTTAGGAGATAAAAATAATTCAATAAATATAAATGAACATGAAAGTTTTATCCTTTTATCAGCAGCGTATTTACATGATATAGGCATGCAAACAGATGAAGTTATTCGAAATAATAGTAAACCCATATATACTTATGAAGAAATGGAATCAATTAGAAAATTACATAATGAATCAAGTGTTAAACTAATTTATGATGGTAATTATTTAGTATCAGAGATTTGTGAACAATATATTGATTCCATAGCAACTGTTGTAAAATTTCATTCAGGCAATACTGATATTACCCAAATAAAAGATTCCCCCATAGATGACGACTGTATCAGGTTAAAATTTTTATCTGCTCTTTTTAAACTTGCTGATGAACTTGATCGGGACTACAGAAGGTCAAATGTTCAAAAGATTAAACATTGGGATATTCCCGTTGAAAGCAAATTTCACTGGTTTATTAATTACTATACTCAAAGTGTTCTTATTGAAAATGGAAAAATTAAGCTATTTTTTAAATTCCCAGAAGAATGCAAAGAAAGATATAAAGATTTATTCGAGAAAGTATTTGTAGAACAAACAATTGCTTCAATTAAAAAACAATTATTTGAAAGTATTTCTATTATTTGGGATCATGACGTGAAGCTATTGCTAGACGAAAGTAATATCCGCATAGAATACTCCAAAAAAAAAGAATGTATCGATGAAGAACTTCATAATTATATAAAAGAAAATTACTTAAACACCACAAGAAGCATTGAAAAGTCTGATTTTAAAACTAGCATTGACTGGTATGTGGATGGTGCTGTTTACTCTGATGACCCCAAATTTTCAAAGAATATAATTAATATACTAAAATACTTGAAGTTAAACAAATATAACAAAGCAATTGAAGAAACACGCAAAAGTTTAAATCTATTAATTACCCCCATGGAAAGAATAGTTCTTTCAATCATTGCGGGAAATTGTTATTACATGATTGGAAACCAGGAGTCTGCTAAAAATCATTATAAAGATGCATTACAAATCTTCGAAAACGAAAATTTTAAGAGAATTTATGAAAAAGAAGTTCCAAAAGGCATGTCAACTGTTTTAAACAATTTAGGGATGGTTTATTTTGATAAAGGGGAGTTAAATAAAGCTCTCGAATCATTTGAAAAATCCATCGAAATTAACCAAGAAATAGGATATAAAAAAGGAGAAGCTATTAATCTAAGCAATTTAGGCTTAATATATCTTGATAAAGAAGCTATTAATCTAAGCAATTTAGGCTTAATATATCTTGATAAAGGGGAGTTAAATAAAGCTCTCGAATCATTTGAAAAATCCATCGAAATTAACCAAGAAATAGGATATAAAAAAGGAGAAGCAGATGATTTGGGCAACATGGGAATAATTTACAAGAAAATGAATAATTATGAAGAAGCTTTAAATTATCATGAAAGAGCACTTGGAATAGATAAAAAAATTGGGGACAGGTATGGGGAAGCTATTGATTTAGCTAATTTAGGAGTAATTTATAAGAAAATGAATAAACCTGAAAAGGCTGTGACTACAAGTCAAAAAGCATTTGAACTTTTAGAGGAGTTAGGTGATACAAAATATAAAAAAGAAAAAGAAGAGATCATAAGTAATATAGATTCTATCTACTCCCTTAAAGGAGATGTTTTAGATGCTTTTGAATATAAAGAGATATTATTATCATTGCAAAACAAAAAAATGATTGAATTTTAG
- a CDS encoding 50S ribosomal protein L11 methyltransferase — MDIKCRCGKTCINPAPEILKNIDLLYSSCARCDTVQLKKFSPLARQVYLNEIDNDFKSCRCGKRHLDAVIAHVLKIMIDEGVKDEKSSLRNACTPLITPAYPLNSAPYLPENSLVILSNDLNKNCAKRIVNEVSQVKGVLKGDLRETVGIKDVNFNPNVYELLSGCDIRCDIVQTPYGALCIHKHQGKTHIEFPKVKSPKIEILRKVLDKYDAPSVLDCTCGPGTLGIACLKAGARFVVFNDLWFPAVTMTAINLEANGFPVDSWDSKKEIIAEGENFKIYSLDIRELEKVLDEKFDICIVDAFPGVDTTEFVEAAGKLGKEVVVI; from the coding sequence ATGGACATAAAATGTAGGTGTGGGAAAACCTGCATAAACCCTGCACCTGAAATCTTAAAAAATATCGATTTGTTATATAGTTCGTGTGCCCGTTGTGATACAGTTCAGTTAAAGAAATTTTCTCCTTTAGCTCGGCAAGTATATCTCAACGAGATAGATAATGATTTTAAAAGTTGTAGATGTGGTAAAAGACACCTTGATGCCGTAATTGCACATGTTTTAAAGATAATGATTGATGAAGGAGTTAAGGATGAAAAATCAAGTTTAAGAAATGCCTGCACTCCCCTAATAACTCCTGCTTATCCCCTTAATTCTGCCCCATATTTACCTGAAAATTCTTTGGTAATATTATCCAATGATTTAAACAAAAATTGCGCAAAAAGAATAGTAAATGAAGTTTCCCAAGTAAAAGGGGTTTTAAAGGGTGATTTAAGGGAAACTGTAGGCATAAAAGATGTTAATTTTAATCCAAATGTATACGAACTTCTCTCTGGATGCGATATTCGGTGTGATATTGTCCAAACACCCTACGGAGCATTATGTATTCATAAACATCAGGGGAAAACCCATATTGAGTTTCCAAAAGTAAAATCACCTAAAATCGAGATTTTAAGAAAAGTTTTAGACAAATATGATGCTCCTTCTGTTCTTGACTGCACCTGTGGGCCTGGAACATTAGGTATTGCCTGTCTTAAAGCAGGAGCGCGATTTGTTGTTTTTAATGACCTCTGGTTTCCTGCAGTAACTATGACTGCAATTAATTTGGAGGCTAACGGGTTTCCAGTGGATTCTTGGGACTCCAAAAAAGAAATAATTGCAGAAGGCGAAAATTTTAAAATTTACAGTCTGGATATAAGGGAATTAGAAAAGGTTTTAGATGAAAAATTTGATATTTGTATTGTTGACGCGTTTCCTGGTGTTGATACAACAGAATTTGTGGAAGCTGCCGGTAAATTAGGTAAAGAAGTTGTTGTAATTTAG
- a CDS encoding type II secretion system F family protein has product MAFEGLKNIFNKIGGITVNSGKKVGEGVQKPVGKLSKIRPPSRPGFSKSSVKSSVKPSKTSPRVIERMKMDKDEIQMFKELIDKKYERQDKKSDVDKEKRDVYKKAALEELLKEEEKEGMDPKLIMGMGAVSFVVILILMTALGFGIEIGLVFGLLVFLMAGVILFLPRLQKGKKSSEASRELPFALRQMATELRAGLGLHESMRSIALSGYGALSEEFARTLEEIKYGETTENALIDMGERINSEGMTRAVYQITRTLASGGDLSRTLNVIAEDIAYELRMKLKDYAQKLNSFTMIYMFVAVLGPVILMIMLIAASTVMGPMFPPIVLLILYLFLFPLIVGFLAFMIKRLEPQI; this is encoded by the coding sequence ATGGCTTTCGAGGGTCTTAAAAATATCTTCAATAAAATAGGCGGAATTACAGTTAATTCAGGTAAAAAAGTGGGAGAAGGTGTCCAGAAGCCTGTGGGTAAACTAAGCAAGATCAGACCACCATCTCGGCCTGGATTTTCAAAGTCTTCAGTTAAATCTTCAGTTAAACCTTCAAAAACATCTCCTCGTGTTATAGAAAGAATGAAAATGGATAAAGATGAGATTCAGATGTTTAAAGAGCTCATCGACAAAAAATATGAAAGGCAAGATAAAAAGTCTGATGTAGATAAAGAAAAAAGGGATGTTTATAAAAAAGCAGCTCTTGAAGAGCTTCTTAAAGAAGAAGAAAAAGAGGGAATGGATCCTAAATTAATAATGGGAATGGGTGCCGTTTCATTTGTAGTAATTCTTATTTTAATGACAGCCCTTGGATTTGGAATTGAAATTGGGCTTGTATTCGGATTATTGGTATTTTTAATGGCAGGGGTCATATTATTTTTACCTAGACTTCAAAAAGGAAAAAAATCATCTGAAGCTTCAAGAGAACTACCATTTGCCTTAAGACAGATGGCAACAGAGCTCCGTGCAGGTCTTGGTCTTCATGAAAGTATGAGATCTATAGCTTTATCAGGATATGGTGCTCTTTCAGAGGAATTTGCAAGAACACTTGAAGAGATCAAATATGGTGAAACAACAGAAAACGCATTAATAGATATGGGTGAGCGAATAAACTCTGAGGGAATGACAAGAGCTGTTTATCAGATAACAAGGACTTTAGCCAGTGGTGGAGACCTTTCAAGAACATTAAATGTTATAGCAGAAGATATTGCTTATGAGCTTAGAATGAAACTGAAGGATTACGCTCAAAAACTAAATTCATTCACCATGATATACATGTTTGTAGCTGTTTTGGGTCCCGTAATTCTCATGATCATGTTAATTGCAGCTTCAACTGTTATGGGACCTATGTTCCCACCAATAGTGCTTTTAATATTGTATTTGTTCCTTTTCCCATTGATTGTTGGGTTTTTGGCATTTATGATTAAAAGACTTGAACCTCAAATATAA
- a CDS encoding CpaF family protein — MDESVPEPPIKPRREKTKRTPRRSKKLGERIKAEIIEEGIIPLYNVNVPKFTERERQLLNEVREKLVEVAVAQGENFQVDGSSFVKEVKEFLRMKGVRDTDKLASQISQEMLGYGKLDPMIKDDDLEEVMVIGTKKPVFVYHRKIGMMQTNVNFDEDTDIKAIIDVIARQVNRRIDQQSPILDARLEDGSRVNATIPPVSADGSSLTIRKFRKDPLTVVDLIDFKTISSHLAGFLWVCVDGLGVKPCNGIIAGGTGSGKTTTLNTVAAFTPPRERIITIEDTLELQLPHDHVLRMETRPPNIEGKGELDMDTLVKNSLRQRPDRVIVGEVRGAEAITLFTALNTGHSGFGTLHSNTARETITRLINPPMNVPNIMIPALDFIIMQNRMYRPEGGSIRRVTEVAEVVGMEEGNVQLNRVFEWNNVVDKVEYVGIASQTLREIAELRGISITEIEEEIEKRRLVLEYMADNNLRSIDDVGEWVHNYYKDPDEVLEKIL; from the coding sequence ATGGATGAATCTGTACCAGAACCTCCCATAAAACCTAGAAGGGAAAAGACAAAAAGGACTCCTCGAAGATCGAAAAAGTTGGGAGAGAGAATAAAGGCGGAAATAATAGAAGAAGGCATAATTCCACTTTACAATGTAAATGTTCCTAAATTTACAGAAAGAGAAAGACAGTTACTGAATGAAGTACGTGAAAAACTTGTGGAAGTAGCTGTAGCTCAAGGTGAAAACTTCCAAGTGGATGGAAGCTCATTTGTTAAGGAAGTAAAAGAATTCTTGAGAATGAAAGGTGTCAGAGATACAGATAAACTCGCATCACAGATATCTCAGGAAATGTTGGGTTACGGTAAACTGGATCCAATGATCAAGGACGATGACCTTGAAGAAGTAATGGTAATTGGAACTAAAAAGCCAGTATTTGTTTATCACCGGAAAATAGGGATGATGCAAACAAATGTTAATTTTGATGAAGATACAGATATTAAAGCGATTATAGATGTTATAGCAAGACAAGTAAACCGTAGGATAGACCAACAATCACCTATTCTGGATGCAAGGTTAGAGGATGGTTCAAGGGTAAACGCTACAATACCTCCTGTCTCTGCAGACGGTTCATCATTGACTATACGTAAATTCCGTAAAGACCCATTAACTGTTGTTGATCTAATTGACTTTAAAACCATATCATCACACTTAGCAGGATTTTTATGGGTATGTGTCGATGGACTTGGAGTAAAACCATGTAATGGTATTATTGCGGGAGGTACTGGTTCTGGTAAAACCACAACTTTGAATACAGTTGCTGCATTTACACCACCTCGTGAGAGAATAATTACAATTGAGGATACTTTAGAACTGCAGCTTCCTCACGATCATGTTTTGCGTATGGAAACCCGCCCTCCAAACATTGAAGGGAAAGGGGAGTTAGATATGGATACTTTAGTTAAAAACTCCTTGAGGCAGAGACCTGACAGAGTAATTGTGGGTGAGGTAAGAGGTGCAGAAGCAATAACGCTCTTTACGGCTTTAAATACTGGTCACTCTGGATTTGGTACCCTTCACTCTAACACTGCGAGAGAAACAATTACAAGACTTATAAATCCTCCGATGAATGTTCCAAATATTATGATACCGGCTCTTGATTTTATAATTATGCAAAACAGGATGTACAGGCCTGAAGGCGGTTCTATAAGAAGAGTGACAGAAGTTGCTGAAGTAGTGGGAATGGAAGAAGGTAATGTACAGCTAAACAGAGTATTTGAATGGAATAATGTTGTGGATAAAGTTGAATATGTTGGAATAGCCAGTCAGACACTCAGGGAAATTGCAGAACTTCGAGGAATTAGTATCACAGAAATTGAAGAAGAGATTGAAAAAAGAAGATTAGTATTAGAGTATATGGCAGATAACAATCTTAGATCCATTGATGATGTAGGAGAATGGGTACATAATTATTATAAGGATCCAGATGAAGTATTAGAGAAAATATTATAA